From Aquificota bacterium, one genomic window encodes:
- a CDS encoding rhodanese-like domain-containing protein: protein MLDVRTPAEQAIVGPRWKNTLYIPMHELFKEENLNKLPKDKKIIVVCHSGNRAAAVVAALRAVGFQNAFMLKGGMMELSKEVGTNTVDYVK, encoded by the coding sequence TTGCTTGATGTTAGAACGCCCGCAGAGCAGGCCATAGTAGGGCCAAGGTGGAAAAACACCCTTTACATACCCATGCACGAGCTTTTTAAGGAAGAAAACCTTAACAAGCTTCCAAAGGATAAAAAGATAATAGTGGTATGCCATTCAGGGAATAGAGCTGCTGCAGTAGTGGCGGCCTTAAGGGCTGTTGGTTTTCAAAATGCTTTTATGTTGAAAGGTGGGATGATGGAACTATCAAAGGAGGTAGGCACAAACACGGTAGATTACGTAAAATAA
- the fdnG gene encoding formate dehydrogenase-N subunit alpha → MELTRRSFLKVAGVSAGATLAGGLGFDLKPAMARVRDLKISNAKAVKSICPYCSVSCGVIIYTLTDGAMNVKPRVIHVEGNPDDPVNRGTLCPKGATLKDFINSPNRLKKPLYRPAGSKEWKEISWEEALDRIAKLIKDTRDRTFIERDDQGRLVNRCESIAWIEGSTIGNEEGYLWIKMGVALGLVARETQARIUHAPTVASLAPRFGRGAMTNGWTDIKNADLILVMGGNPAENHPCGFKWAIKARQEKGTKIICVDPRFNRTAAVSDIFLQIRPGSDLAFMGGLINYVLQNKKYNEEYIKHFTNAAYIVKDTYNFDPQTGLFSGYDPEKRKYDQSLWGYELDEKGMAKKDMTLEHPRCVFQLMKQFYSRYTPEVVEKLTGIPKDKFLEVAKLIAETSAPDKSMTHLYALGWTHHSIGTQLIGSMAILQLLLGNIGVPGGGINALRGHSNVQGMTDLAGEGRFLPGYLKPPLATQQSLKDHIEANTPKAVDTSMNYWSNYGKFYVSLLKAWFGNAATPENEFAYHYLPKIEKVIAMDEILDRMYRGKMEGLVSVGMNILASNPNVKKIAEGLGKLKWMVVIDVFETEMAAFWKYVDDPSKVQTEVFLLPSALFAEKEGSYTNSGRVIKWKYKAVDPPGEAKDEFWIAGQLFMRIRQLYKKEGGKFPDPILNLTWNFQNPYYPTAEEVLREMNGYALADITDDKGNVVVKKGERVPGFAVLKDDGTTACGMWLYSGVFPQTGNRAKSTDLSDPSGLGVYPGYGFSWPANRRILYNRASADPSGKPWSEKKKYIWWNEAEGKWVGYDVPDIKPDLTPDYGPFIMLPEGRGRLFCAPLVDGPFPEHYEPFESPVENILHPKTPHNPVVKIYKSDLDLLGKPQEYPYVATTYRVVEHFHYWTKHIYGPSALVPKMFIELPEELAKELGIKEGDKVIVSTARGSAEGYALPTKRIKPLVINGKKVYTIGIPIHWGNEGVVKGALANMITPFVWDPNSQTPEFKGFLCKIEKVKA, encoded by the coding sequence ATGGAGCTTACCAGGCGAAGTTTCCTTAAGGTGGCGGGTGTATCGGCAGGAGCTACTCTTGCTGGAGGGCTTGGCTTTGACCTTAAGCCAGCCATGGCAAGGGTAAGGGACCTAAAGATTTCCAATGCAAAAGCTGTAAAGAGCATATGTCCTTACTGTTCGGTTTCCTGTGGAGTTATCATATACACTTTGACCGATGGAGCTATGAACGTAAAGCCTCGGGTTATCCATGTGGAGGGCAACCCCGATGACCCAGTAAATAGAGGAACCCTATGCCCCAAGGGTGCCACACTGAAAGATTTTATAAACTCTCCCAATAGGCTCAAAAAGCCCCTATATAGACCTGCAGGCTCAAAGGAGTGGAAAGAGATAAGCTGGGAAGAAGCCCTTGATAGAATAGCCAAGCTTATAAAGGATACAAGGGATAGGACCTTTATAGAGAGGGACGATCAAGGTAGGCTTGTAAACAGGTGTGAAAGTATAGCATGGATAGAAGGAAGCACCATAGGCAACGAGGAGGGCTACCTATGGATTAAGATGGGGGTGGCCTTGGGACTTGTGGCAAGAGAAACTCAGGCGCGAATATGACACGCACCCACGGTGGCCAGTTTGGCCCCAAGGTTCGGAAGAGGTGCGATGACCAATGGGTGGACAGATATTAAAAACGCAGACCTCATACTGGTTATGGGAGGGAACCCTGCAGAAAACCACCCCTGCGGTTTCAAATGGGCCATAAAGGCTCGCCAAGAGAAGGGGACAAAGATCATATGCGTTGACCCAAGGTTCAATAGGACAGCTGCAGTATCGGACATATTCCTTCAGATAAGGCCAGGTTCGGACCTTGCCTTTATGGGCGGTCTTATAAACTATGTGCTTCAAAATAAGAAGTATAACGAAGAGTACATAAAGCACTTTACAAACGCCGCTTATATAGTAAAGGATACATACAACTTTGACCCGCAGACAGGCCTATTCTCAGGCTACGACCCAGAAAAGAGAAAGTATGACCAATCCCTTTGGGGCTACGAGCTTGACGAAAAGGGTATGGCCAAAAAGGACATGACCTTGGAGCACCCAAGGTGCGTATTCCAGCTTATGAAGCAGTTCTATTCAAGGTATACACCAGAGGTGGTAGAAAAGCTTACCGGTATTCCCAAGGATAAGTTCCTTGAGGTGGCAAAGCTCATAGCGGAAACCAGCGCACCAGATAAGTCTATGACACACCTCTATGCCCTTGGATGGACGCACCACTCCATAGGAACACAGCTTATAGGCTCCATGGCCATACTTCAGCTCCTTCTTGGCAACATAGGTGTGCCGGGCGGTGGTATAAATGCCCTACGGGGTCATTCCAACGTGCAAGGCATGACAGACTTGGCTGGTGAAGGTAGGTTCCTACCGGGATACCTAAAGCCTCCTCTTGCAACCCAGCAAAGCCTCAAGGACCACATAGAGGCAAACACTCCAAAGGCTGTGGATACTTCCATGAACTACTGGTCAAATTACGGCAAGTTCTACGTTAGTCTTCTCAAGGCATGGTTTGGAAATGCGGCCACTCCAGAGAACGAGTTTGCCTACCATTACCTGCCAAAGATTGAAAAAGTAATAGCCATGGATGAAATACTGGATAGGATGTACAGAGGCAAGATGGAGGGCCTTGTATCAGTGGGTATGAACATACTGGCAAGCAACCCCAACGTAAAGAAGATAGCGGAGGGCCTTGGAAAGCTAAAGTGGATGGTGGTTATAGATGTCTTTGAGACGGAGATGGCCGCCTTTTGGAAGTATGTGGATGACCCCTCAAAGGTGCAGACGGAGGTCTTCTTACTGCCTTCGGCCTTGTTTGCAGAAAAAGAGGGTTCCTATACCAACAGTGGGCGTGTCATAAAGTGGAAGTACAAGGCGGTGGACCCGCCGGGAGAGGCAAAGGATGAGTTTTGGATAGCTGGACAGCTCTTTATGAGGATAAGGCAGCTTTATAAGAAGGAAGGTGGCAAATTCCCAGACCCCATACTTAACCTGACTTGGAACTTCCAAAACCCCTACTATCCAACTGCAGAAGAGGTTTTAAGGGAGATGAACGGCTACGCCCTCGCAGACATAACGGATGACAAGGGCAACGTGGTGGTTAAGAAGGGGGAAAGGGTGCCGGGCTTTGCAGTGCTAAAGGATGATGGAACTACAGCCTGCGGTATGTGGCTCTATTCGGGCGTATTCCCTCAAACGGGCAACAGGGCAAAATCCACAGACCTCTCCGACCCCTCTGGCCTTGGTGTATACCCGGGCTATGGCTTTAGCTGGCCAGCAAACAGGCGAATACTTTACAACAGGGCCTCCGCAGACCCAAGCGGAAAGCCATGGAGCGAGAAGAAAAAGTACATTTGGTGGAACGAGGCTGAGGGTAAATGGGTTGGCTACGATGTGCCAGACATAAAGCCAGACCTAACTCCCGATTATGGTCCCTTTATCATGCTTCCAGAAGGAAGGGGTAGGCTCTTCTGTGCACCCCTCGTGGATGGACCCTTCCCAGAGCATTACGAACCCTTTGAATCTCCGGTGGAAAACATACTACACCCCAAAACACCCCACAACCCAGTGGTAAAAATATACAAATCAGACCTAGACCTCCTTGGAAAACCACAAGAGTATCCATACGTGGCAACTACCTACAGGGTGGTGGAACACTTCCACTATTGGACGAAGCATATATATGGTCCTTCTGCCTTGGTGCCAAAGATGTTTATTGAGCTTCCGGAGGAGCTGGCAAAAGAGCTTGGTATAAAAGAGGGTGATAAGGTTATAGTCAGCACTGCCAGAGGCTCTGCCGAAGGCTATGCCCTGCCTACAAAGAGGATAAAGCCCCTTGTCATAAACGGCAAAAAGGTTTATACCATTGGCATTCCCATACACTGGGGCAACGAGGGAGTGGTAAAAGGTGCCCTTGCCAACATGATCACTCCCTTTGTGTGGGACCCCAACTCACAAACGCCAGAGTTTAAGGGCTTTTTGTGCAAGATAGAAAAGGTAAAAGCATAA
- the fdxH gene encoding formate dehydrogenase subunit beta: MATVTTEGTVGLGLRRVSASKLPDQSIKQVDQLAILVDISSCIGCKACEAACSQWHDLKPPLHTEEKIFTGYQSGPGLAPNLFMYMRFQEEETPNGLVWAITKYQCMHCSDPGCLKACPSPGAVIQYANGVVDFDHSKCIGCKFCLSGCPFDVPRYDANNKPWKCNFCIDRVSAGIEPMCVKTCPTNALHFGTKEEMLLRANKLLEGLKKRGFDKAAIYDPKGVGGTGYIYLLPHGDKPEIYGLPREASISPLISLWKGPVKLLGSIILWGTLLGAFLQLILFGPIKVGKKHKKEE, from the coding sequence ATGGCTACAGTAACCACAGAAGGGACTGTAGGTTTGGGGCTGAGGCGCGTGTCCGCCTCCAAGCTCCCAGACCAAAGTATAAAGCAGGTGGACCAGCTTGCCATACTTGTGGATATATCCAGCTGTATAGGATGTAAGGCCTGTGAGGCTGCATGCTCCCAATGGCACGACCTAAAGCCACCTCTTCACACGGAGGAAAAGATCTTTACCGGCTATCAATCTGGCCCCGGCTTGGCACCAAACCTCTTTATGTACATGCGCTTCCAGGAAGAAGAAACTCCCAACGGCCTTGTGTGGGCCATAACCAAGTATCAATGTATGCATTGCTCAGACCCAGGCTGTCTTAAAGCTTGCCCTTCACCGGGTGCGGTTATCCAGTATGCCAACGGAGTTGTGGACTTTGACCATTCTAAGTGTATAGGCTGTAAGTTCTGTCTGTCAGGTTGTCCCTTTGATGTGCCAAGGTATGACGCCAACAATAAGCCTTGGAAGTGCAACTTCTGCATTGATAGGGTTTCTGCCGGTATTGAGCCCATGTGTGTAAAAACCTGCCCTACCAACGCTCTGCACTTTGGAACAAAGGAGGAGATGCTTCTAAGGGCTAACAAGCTTCTGGAAGGGCTAAAGAAGAGGGGCTTTGATAAGGCTGCCATATATGACCCCAAGGGCGTAGGCGGTACGGGCTACATATACCTTTTGCCCCATGGCGACAAGCCTGAGATATATGGCCTTCCAAGGGAGGCAAGCATATCACCCCTTATAAGCCTATGGAAGGGTCCTGTAAAGCTCCTTGGTTCCATCATCCTTTGGGGCACGCTCCTTGGAGCCTTCCTACAGCTCATACTCTTTGGGCCCATAAAGGTGGGCAAGAAGCATAAAAAGGAGGAATAA
- a CDS encoding formate dehydrogenase subunit gamma encodes MEEIKKLEEIEVERFSRFDRFVHWLTAVPFVYLFLSGLGMYSPKFAWLLPFLGGREFSAWLHKWAGVVFSVGVLLMFLKWAKDFILDSDDIKWLSNVKYYIKGEEEKLPEVGKYNAGQKIFGWMVFIGGAVFLITGIVMWFPESFSINLVRLAILLHTIAFIVVGAGFIIHVYMGTIGVPGSLSSMITGKVSALWAASHHPKWFKEIIKR; translated from the coding sequence ATGGAAGAGATAAAGAAATTGGAAGAGATAGAAGTGGAAAGGTTTTCCAGGTTTGATAGATTCGTGCATTGGCTTACCGCTGTGCCCTTTGTTTACCTTTTCCTGTCTGGGCTCGGCATGTATTCTCCCAAGTTTGCCTGGCTTTTACCCTTCCTGGGGGGAAGGGAGTTCTCCGCATGGCTTCACAAATGGGCTGGTGTGGTCTTTTCCGTAGGTGTGCTTCTTATGTTCCTAAAATGGGCAAAGGACTTTATCCTTGACAGCGACGATATAAAGTGGCTTTCCAACGTAAAATACTACATAAAAGGTGAGGAAGAAAAACTTCCAGAGGTAGGTAAATACAACGCAGGGCAAAAAATCTTTGGCTGGATGGTCTTTATAGGTGGTGCAGTCTTTCTTATAACCGGCATAGTCATGTGGTTCCCTGAGAGTTTTTCCATAAACCTTGTAAGGCTTGCCATACTTTTGCATACTATTGCCTTTATAGTGGTGGGTGCTGGTTTTATAATCCATGTGTATATGGGAACGATTGGCGTGCCTGGCTCTCTGTCCAGCATGATAACGGGAAAAGTGTCAGCCCTATGGGCTGCCTCTCACCATCCCAAGTGGTTCAAAGAAATAATAAAGAGGTAG
- a CDS encoding superoxide dismutase family protein translates to MKRLCILGLFLCPFLFSTVQAKEIQAEAELINQKGEKIGKAVFVETNAGVLIMLEASGLPPKSEMALHIHELGKCDPPDFMSAKGHFNPFKKKHGLLNPEGWHAGDMPNIFTDEKGNVKVHVLNTFITLKGGKENSLLKEGGTSIMIHHHKDDYLTDPAGNAGPRIACGVIRY, encoded by the coding sequence ATGAAGAGATTATGTATCTTGGGGCTTTTCCTTTGCCCCTTTTTATTTTCTACAGTACAGGCAAAGGAGATCCAAGCTGAAGCAGAGCTCATAAACCAAAAGGGAGAAAAGATAGGCAAGGCTGTCTTTGTGGAAACCAACGCCGGCGTTCTTATAATGCTTGAAGCCTCTGGACTACCACCCAAGTCTGAAATGGCTTTGCATATACACGAACTTGGAAAGTGCGACCCTCCAGATTTTATGTCCGCCAAGGGACACTTTAACCCCTTCAAGAAAAAACACGGCCTTTTAAACCCTGAAGGGTGGCATGCGGGCGATATGCCCAACATATTTACCGATGAGAAGGGTAATGTAAAGGTGCATGTGCTAAACACCTTTATAACTCTAAAGGGTGGAAAGGAGAACAGCCTTTTAAAGGAAGGCGGAACTTCCATAATGATACACCACCACAAGGATGACTACCTTACGGACCCTGCGGGGAATGCAGGTCCAAGGATAGCCTGCGGTGTTATAAGATATTAG
- the fdhE gene encoding formate dehydrogenase accessory protein FdhE: protein MSTNIFKQREKEYALERLRVLKGKYPEALEVLNFYEHILRYQREAYQSIKDKDWRKGIKWFYRLLDICMENGNEEISKRAEEFKGIERAVLEKMIGDFIKEKKANPIDRFLFLSFLNPFYERLAEGMDIDKENWLKTKCPVCGFKPSVSYIADSQEVEGGRFLRCVLCNTDWLYNRNRCVNCGNEDDKEMDYYYQEENRAVQLQVCQKCGHYIKLIDMRLDGLAVPHVEDVATLILDLWAKERGFVKFENNIFGL, encoded by the coding sequence ATGAGTACGAACATATTTAAGCAAAGGGAGAAGGAGTATGCCCTTGAGAGGCTAAGGGTCTTGAAAGGAAAGTATCCAGAGGCCTTAGAGGTCCTAAACTTTTATGAACATATCCTTAGGTATCAAAGGGAAGCCTATCAATCTATCAAGGATAAGGATTGGCGCAAGGGCATAAAGTGGTTTTATAGGTTGCTGGATATATGCATGGAAAATGGTAATGAGGAAATATCCAAAAGGGCGGAGGAGTTTAAAGGCATAGAAAGGGCGGTTCTTGAGAAGATGATAGGCGACTTTATAAAGGAAAAGAAGGCAAACCCCATAGATAGGTTTCTCTTCCTTTCCTTCTTAAACCCCTTTTATGAGCGCCTTGCGGAAGGTATGGACATTGATAAAGAAAACTGGCTAAAAACCAAGTGTCCTGTGTGTGGCTTTAAGCCTTCCGTGTCTTACATAGCGGACAGCCAAGAGGTGGAAGGTGGAAGATTTTTGCGTTGCGTGCTTTGTAATACAGACTGGCTCTACAACAGGAACAGGTGTGTAAACTGTGGCAATGAGGACGATAAGGAGATGGACTACTATTATCAAGAAGAGAATAGGGCTGTCCAGCTACAGGTTTGTCAAAAGTGCGGACATTACATAAAGCTTATAGATATGCGATTGGATGGCCTTGCGGTACCGCATGTAGAGGACGTGGCTACACTAATCCTTGACCTTTGGGCAAAGGAAAGGGGCTTTGTTAAGTTTGAAAACAATATATTTGGCTTATGA
- a CDS encoding glycine cleavage system protein H, translated as MIDRRTLIGFLCSLPLLGRAKSMDIVILNCIIKRDRLYRVDEERMLFQWVKEEGSGIYSVGFMQVLSSLVYPLYAIKIKPVNTVVEYDGNLAVVESGKRVSTFPSPLSGKIVEANKALEKDPSPIVSKPYDSWIVKIRADRPEELKRLKKAEDIAEKVKTIIIREKIECLPKG; from the coding sequence ATGATAGATAGAAGAACACTTATTGGCTTTTTGTGTTCTTTACCCTTGCTTGGTAGAGCGAAGAGCATGGATATAGTTATCTTAAACTGTATTATTAAAAGGGATAGGCTTTACAGGGTAGATGAGGAGAGGATGCTCTTCCAGTGGGTAAAGGAAGAAGGCTCTGGCATATACTCTGTAGGCTTTATGCAGGTGCTTTCTTCCTTGGTATATCCCCTCTATGCCATAAAGATAAAGCCGGTCAACACGGTGGTGGAGTACGATGGAAACCTTGCGGTGGTTGAGTCTGGAAAGAGGGTCTCCACCTTTCCAAGCCCCTTAAGCGGGAAGATAGTGGAGGCTAACAAGGCCCTTGAAAAGGATCCATCCCCCATAGTAAGTAAGCCTTATGATAGCTGGATTGTGAAGATAAGGGCAGACAGGCCAGAGGAGCTAAAGAGGCTTAAAAAAGCGGAAGATATAGCGGAAAAGGTAAAGACTATAATAATCCGTGAGAAGATTGAGTGCCTTCCAAAGGGTTAA
- a CDS encoding nicotinate phosphoribosyltransferase → MRVSEYVEKGLKNMVEEKPEGYMELGKCTSGCHSVAFFIKGTPEKVEDIKFKATKRCKKLLAVADFVAQKIKERGKVELKEEEILSYFSDEKEQDKLKDRLNIVKTALGL, encoded by the coding sequence ATGAGGGTGTCCGAGTACGTAGAAAAGGGCCTTAAGAATATGGTGGAGGAGAAGCCTGAGGGCTATATGGAGCTTGGCAAATGCACCTCTGGGTGCCACTCTGTGGCCTTTTTTATTAAAGGGACTCCAGAGAAGGTGGAAGATATAAAGTTTAAGGCCACCAAAAGGTGTAAAAAGCTCCTTGCGGTGGCAGACTTTGTAGCGCAAAAAATCAAAGAAAGGGGAAAGGTAGAGCTAAAGGAGGAAGAAATCTTAAGCTACTTCTCCGATGAGAAGGAACAAGACAAGCTAAAAGATAGGCTAAACATAGTAAAGACAGCCCTCGGGCTTTAG
- the thrS gene encoding threonine--tRNA ligase: MVKVRLNGKEISVEKGTPLGEVFKSLGIDGAIGAKAGSRLIDLLTPIREDIEITPIYKEDPESLEIMRHTLSHIMAQALKEIYGYDKVHLGVGPTTEEGFYYDVEVEGHTISSEDLPKIEEKMREIIRKNYPIFRKELDREEAIRLFSELKEKYKLDIINRIDEKDIISVYGQDGFTDLCRGPHVPSTGMVGEFKLTHVAGAYWMGDSSKPMLQRIYGIAFWSKEELEERLRLYEEAKKRDHRRLGKELELFLIEDEVGAGLVLWLPKGAILRKTLEDYWKEEHIKRGYQLVYTPHVGNAKLWQTSGHLDYYRPNMFSPMEIENEEYFVKPMNCPFHIAIYKSKVRSYKELPLKLAELGTVYRYEMSGVLHGLMRVRGFTQDDAHIICTPEQVEGVIEETLQFAIDMLRSFGFEDFKVYISTKPEDAIGSQEQWQLAEGALRKAVEKVGLEYEIDEGGGAFYGPKIDVKIKDAIGRLWQCSTIQFDFNLPERFDMEYVGPDNKRHRPYMIHRAIFGSIERFVGVLLEHYAGLLPLWLSPVQVKIIPISPEKHGDYAREVEGRLKEKGIRVELDMRDERLNARIRDAELQKVPYVVVLGDKEVESKSLSVRSKKEGNLGTMSLENFEQMLLDKIRSKQ; this comes from the coding sequence ATGGTAAAGGTAAGGTTGAACGGCAAAGAAATAAGTGTGGAGAAAGGTACGCCACTTGGAGAGGTTTTTAAGTCTCTTGGCATAGATGGAGCCATAGGCGCAAAGGCTGGCTCAAGGCTAATAGACCTTCTTACACCCATAAGGGAAGACATAGAGATCACACCCATCTACAAGGAAGACCCGGAGAGCCTTGAGATAATGAGGCACACCCTCTCCCACATAATGGCGCAGGCCCTAAAGGAGATATATGGCTACGATAAGGTCCATCTGGGTGTTGGTCCAACTACAGAAGAGGGCTTTTATTACGATGTGGAAGTAGAAGGGCATACCATAAGCTCTGAGGACCTACCAAAAATAGAAGAGAAGATGAGGGAGATAATAAGGAAAAACTACCCCATATTTAGAAAGGAGTTAGACAGGGAAGAGGCCATAAGGCTATTTTCCGAGCTAAAAGAAAAGTACAAACTGGACATAATAAACAGGATAGATGAAAAGGACATAATATCCGTCTATGGACAGGATGGCTTTACGGACCTTTGCAGAGGTCCTCATGTGCCTTCAACAGGTATGGTGGGAGAGTTTAAGCTTACCCATGTGGCTGGCGCCTACTGGATGGGAGATTCTTCCAAGCCCATGCTCCAGAGGATATACGGCATAGCCTTTTGGAGCAAGGAAGAGCTGGAAGAGAGGCTAAGGCTGTATGAAGAGGCAAAAAAGAGGGACCACAGAAGGCTTGGAAAGGAGCTTGAGCTTTTCCTAATAGAGGATGAGGTGGGTGCGGGCCTTGTGCTTTGGCTTCCAAAGGGAGCAATCCTGAGAAAGACACTTGAAGATTATTGGAAGGAAGAACACATAAAAAGAGGCTACCAGCTTGTCTATACTCCTCATGTGGGAAATGCCAAGCTTTGGCAAACAAGCGGGCATCTTGACTACTACAGGCCCAACATGTTCTCTCCCATGGAAATTGAAAATGAGGAATACTTTGTAAAGCCTATGAACTGTCCTTTCCACATAGCCATATATAAAAGCAAGGTAAGGAGCTACAAAGAGCTTCCCTTAAAGCTTGCAGAGCTTGGCACCGTTTATAGGTATGAGATGTCGGGTGTGCTTCATGGCCTTATGAGAGTCAGGGGCTTTACACAGGACGATGCCCATATTATATGCACGCCAGAGCAGGTGGAAGGCGTAATAGAGGAGACCTTACAGTTTGCCATAGATATGCTAAGGTCCTTTGGCTTTGAAGACTTTAAGGTTTACATATCCACCAAGCCGGAGGATGCCATAGGTTCGCAGGAGCAGTGGCAGTTGGCAGAGGGCGCCCTAAGGAAGGCTGTGGAAAAGGTGGGTCTTGAGTATGAGATAGATGAGGGTGGCGGAGCCTTCTATGGTCCCAAGATAGATGTAAAGATAAAAGATGCCATAGGGAGGCTTTGGCAGTGTTCCACCATACAGTTTGACTTTAACCTTCCAGAACGCTTTGACATGGAGTATGTGGGACCAGACAACAAAAGACACAGGCCCTATATGATACACAGAGCCATCTTTGGCTCCATTGAAAGGTTTGTGGGAGTCCTTTTAGAACATTATGCTGGGCTTTTGCCTTTGTGGCTCTCTCCAGTGCAGGTAAAGATAATTCCCATTTCACCAGAAAAGCATGGAGATTATGCAAGGGAGGTGGAAGGCAGGCTAAAAGAAAAAGGTATAAGGGTAGAGTTGGATATGAGGGATGAAAGGCTAAACGCACGTATAAGGGATGCGGAGCTTCAAAAGGTGCCCTATGTGGTGGTTTTGGGAGACAAAGAGGTGGAGAGCAAGAGCCTGTCGGTTAGGAGTAAAAAGGAAGGAAACCTTGGAACCATGTCCTTAGAAAACTTTGAACAAATGCTTTTGGACAAGATAAGGAGTAAACAGTGA
- a CDS encoding FAD-dependent oxidoreductase, whose product MKKVVVLGGGIAGVECAIFLRKYGFEVELISDRDYLFVYPISIWIPTGEKNFEDVCIPLESLSKAHGFNFVKDKVVLVNREGFVLEKGGERRDFDYLVIALGQRKLAHKGIEYTYSICGSPEETLDYKKRLEELISKGEGKLAFGFGGNPKAKEAVRGGPVFELLFNVDYMLRKKGIRNRFELTFFAPMPKPGERLGERALSMLDYFFKKLNIRAITGKKILEFTPDGVVLEDQKIEADLVCFVPGGDGHEAIKKGDLPQNESGFILVDHYNKVKECHKIYAIGDCVALEGPEWKAKQGHLAEVMARNVAYNIALEEGLVKGEPKSYLPHINILCLMDMGNGGGLAYRDGKRALLVPLPVVGHWMKKAWGVYYKLSKLGKIPRLPGM is encoded by the coding sequence GTGAAAAAGGTAGTGGTTTTGGGCGGTGGTATTGCTGGCGTTGAATGTGCCATCTTTTTAAGAAAGTATGGCTTTGAGGTAGAGCTTATTTCCGACAGGGATTATCTGTTTGTTTATCCCATATCCATATGGATACCTACCGGAGAGAAAAACTTTGAAGATGTATGCATACCTCTTGAAAGCCTTTCAAAGGCGCATGGTTTTAATTTTGTAAAGGACAAGGTGGTGCTTGTGAACAGAGAAGGTTTTGTCTTGGAAAAAGGTGGAGAAAGGCGGGACTTTGATTACCTTGTAATAGCTCTTGGTCAACGGAAATTGGCCCATAAAGGTATAGAATACACCTATTCCATATGCGGCTCTCCCGAGGAAACTCTTGATTATAAAAAGAGGCTTGAAGAACTGATAAGCAAAGGTGAAGGTAAGCTTGCCTTTGGCTTTGGTGGGAATCCTAAGGCAAAGGAGGCGGTAAGAGGTGGCCCAGTTTTTGAGCTTCTTTTTAACGTTGATTACATGCTAAGGAAGAAAGGGATAAGGAACAGGTTTGAACTTACCTTTTTTGCTCCCATGCCAAAGCCTGGAGAAAGGCTGGGAGAAAGAGCTTTGAGCATGTTGGATTATTTCTTTAAAAAGCTTAACATAAGGGCTATTACTGGAAAGAAAATATTGGAATTTACGCCAGATGGTGTGGTGTTGGAAGACCAAAAGATAGAGGCCGACCTTGTGTGCTTTGTGCCAGGTGGCGATGGGCATGAAGCTATCAAAAAGGGAGACCTTCCCCAAAATGAAAGTGGTTTTATCCTTGTGGACCATTATAATAAGGTAAAGGAATGCCATAAGATATATGCCATAGGCGACTGTGTGGCCTTAGAAGGCCCCGAATGGAAGGCAAAACAAGGACACCTTGCGGAAGTTATGGCAAGAAACGTGGCATACAACATAGCCTTAGAAGAAGGCCTTGTAAAGGGTGAACCTAAATCTTACCTGCCTCACATAAATATACTCTGTCTTATGGATATGGGAAACGGTGGCGGTCTTGCCTATAGGGATGGTAAAAGAGCCCTTCTTGTACCATTGCCTGTGGTTGGACATTGGATGAAAAAGGCTTGGGGAGTATACTATAAACTTTCAAAGCTTGGAAAGATCCCAAGACTTCCGGGTATGTAA